A region from the Arachis ipaensis cultivar K30076 chromosome B01, Araip1.1, whole genome shotgun sequence genome encodes:
- the LOC107633850 gene encoding pentatricopeptide repeat-containing protein At1g09220, mitochondrial, translating into MIHLKLRHPLSAYFPFIPITTTISHQIHHSFPYSKTSSYSSQPKHPQHLLSILLKQPPSHRHHNKTTQQVHSYTITSGLFHFPLFYTHLTSLLLFNNIIRSYSLVSLPQQALYFFACTQKSLTFLTYPLLDTFTFAFLCHACANSTCTHFGIQLHSLIFKVGFQFHVYVQTGLLQMYSNFGRLVESFKVFEEMPERNTVTWNVLITGLVMWGEVELACSVFNQMPDRSVVSWTLVMDGYTRSNQPAKALSLFREMVVVHGIEPNEATFLTIFPAVANLGYVKICQLVHGYVEKKGFNEFDTRICNALIDLYAKCGCIDTAIRFFNEIPEHRKNLVSWTSAISSFAMNGMGREAVECFEMMEKAGLRPNRVTFLCVLNACSHGGLVEEGLKFFNKMVNDIQLVPDIKHYGCLIDMLGRAGRLEEAENVALQVPLDIANVVIWRTLLGACSVHNNVEIGQRVTRKILEMERRHGGDYVLMSNIFVCVGRFNDAERLREMIDKRIAFKIPGYSFV; encoded by the coding sequence ATGATACACCTAAAGTTGAGGCACCCTCTTTCAGCTTATTTCCCATTCATTCCGATCACTACTACCATCTCTCACCAAATTCACCATTCTTTCCCATACTCCAAAACCAGTTCATATTCATCCCAACCCAAGCACCCACAACACTTGCTCTCCATTCTTCTCAAACAACCACCATCCCATCGCCACCACAACAAAACCACCCAACAAGTTCACTCTTACACCATCACCTCTGGCCTCTTCCACTTCCCTCTTTTTTACACCCACCTCACTTCTTTGCTACTCTTCAATAACATTATTCGTTCTTATTCTCTTGTCTCATTACCCCAACAAGCCCTttacttctttgcatgcacccaAAAGTCCCTTACTTTCTTGACATATcctttacttgacaccttcacttTTGCATTCCTATGCCATGCTTGTGCCAACTCAACCTGTACCCACTTTGGGATTCAGCTCCATTCCCTTATTTTCAAGGTGGGGTTTCAGTTTCATGTCTATGTGCAAACTGGGCTCCTTCAGATGTACTCAAATTTTGGCCGTTTGGTTGAGTCCTTCAAGGTGTTCGAGGAAATGCCTGAGAGAAACACTGTCACTTGGAATGTTTTGATCACCGGTTTGGTCATGTGGGGTGAGGTTGAACTTGCTTGTTCAGTGTTTAATCAAATGCCAGACCGGAGTGTGGTCTCGTGGACCCTTGTTATGGATGGCTACACTCGCTCGAATCAGCCTGCGAAGGCTTTGTCTTTGTTTAGGGAAATGGTTGTTGTTCATGGTATAGAACCTAATGAAGCTACTTTCTTGACTATTTTTCCCGCAGTTGCAAATTTAGGGTATGTTAAGATTTGTCAATTAGTTCATGGCTATGTAGAAAAGAAAGGGTTCAATGAATTTGATACACGCATTTGTAATGCATTGATTGATCTGTATGCAAAGTGTGGATGCATAGATACTGCAATTAGATTCTTCAATGAGATACCAGAGCATAGGAAGAATTTGGTATCATGGACTTCAGCTATCTCTAGTTTTGCTATGAATGGGATGGGGAGGGAAGCTGTGGAGTGTTTCGAAATGATGGAGAAAGCCGGGCTGAGGCCGAACCGTGTGACATTCTTGTGTGTCTTGAATGCTTGTAGCCATGGTGGATTGGTGGAGGAGGGGCTCAAGTTTTTCAATAAAATGGTGAATGATATTCAGCTTGTGCCTGATATCAAGCACTATGGATGTCTGATAGATATGTTAGGGAGGGCTGGGAGGTTAGAGGAAGCAGAAAATGTTGCCTTGCAAGTGCCTCTTGATATAGCCAATGTTGTGATTTGGAGAACACTTTTGGGTGCTTGTAGTGTTCATAATAATGTTGAAATTGGTCAGAGGGTAACAAGAAAAATATTAGAGATGGAGAGAAGACATGGTGGGGATTATGTTCTTATGTCCAATATCTTTGTTTGTGTTGGGAGATTTAATGATGCTGAGAGGTTAAGGGAAATGATAGACAAGAGAATTGCATTTAAAATTCCTGGTTATAGTTTCGTCTAA
- the LOC107633858 gene encoding serine/threonine-protein kinase AtPK2/AtPK19, giving the protein MVSTSQKKSLHSLMAANLSKLTIPCSSSSPPPNNEQDFDFNHVFGHHHDEPSAAMSPHVIHSRSHSFVGPSPRVAPPSNPILSFVNELSSQSEGEESEQVPLNVIEEEKVSPRIGPADFEILRVVGQGSFGKVFLVRKKKKQQHQKKESEEECCEDGVFAMKVMRKETIIKKNHVDYMKAERDILTKVVHPFIVQLRYSFQTKSKLYLILDFINGGHLFFHLYRQGIFSEDQARIYTAEIVSAVSHLHKNGIVHRDLKPENILMDGDGHVMLTDFGLSKEIDESGRSNSMCGTMEYMAPEIILAKGHNKDADWWSIGILLYEMLTGKAPFTHTNKKKLQEKIIKEKVKLPPTVSTEAHSLLKGLLQKDPSTRLGNGPNGDEQIKSHKWFRPINWKKLEARELKPKFKPDVSGKECTANFDQCWTAMPPDDSPASTPTAGDHFHGYTYVAPNPWLSSK; this is encoded by the exons ATGGTGTCGACATCTCAGAAGAAAAGCCTGCACTCTCTAATGGCAGCTAACCTGAGCAAGCTCACCataccttgttcttcatcatcacCACCTCCCAACAATGAACAGGATTTCGACTTTAACCATGTATTCGGGCACCACCACGACGAACCCTCAGCTGCAATGAGTCCGCACGTGATTCACAGCAGGTCCCACTCCTTTGTGGGCCCCTCCCCTCGCGTGGCCCCACCCTCCAACCCCATCCTCTCCTTCGTCAACGAACTCTCCTCTCAGAGCGAGGGAGAAGAATCCGAACAAGTGCCTCTCAATGTCATCGAAGAAGAGAAAGTGAGCCCTCGAATTGGGCCTGCGGATTTCGAGATTTTGAGGGTTGTTGGTCAGGGTTCGTTTGGGAAAGTGTTTCTTGTacggaagaagaagaagcagcagcatcAAAAGAAAGAGAGCGAAGAAGAGTGCTGTGAAGATGGTGTGTTTGCGATGAAGGTGATGAGGAAGGAGACCATCATCAAGAAGAACCATGTGGATTACATGAAAGCTGAGAGGGATATTCTCACTAAAGTTGTTCATCCTTTCATTGTTCAACTTCGCTACTCTTTCCAG ACTAAATCTAAGTTGTATTTGATTTTGGACTTCATAAATGGAGGGCATCTCTTCTTTCATCTCTATCGACAGGGCATCTTCAG TGAGGATCAGGCAAGGATTTACACTGCTGAGATAGTATCTGCTGTTTCACATCTTCACAAGAATGGCATCGTGCACCGGGATCTTAAACCTGAGAACATACTTATGGATGGTGATGGGCAT GTGATGCTAACTGATTTCGGATTGTCGAAAGAGATTGACGAATCAGGAAGATCCAACTCTATGTGTGGGACCATGGAATATATGGCTCCGGAAATCATACTGGCCAAAGGCCATAATAAGGATGCAGATTGGTGGAGCATTGGTATTTTGTTGTATGAGATGCTAACAGGGAAG GCACCATTCACACACACGAACAAAAAGAAGCTTCAGGAGAAGATTATTAAAGAGAAAGTTAAACTTCCACCAACGGTTTCCACAGAAGCTCATTCTTTGCTCAAAGGG TTGCTGCAAAAGGATCCATCAACAAGGTTAGGCAACGGGCCAAATGGAGATGAACAGATCAAAAGTCACAAATGGTTTCGACCAATCAATTGGAAGAAATTGGAGGCGAGAGAACTCAAACCTAAGTTCAAACCAGATGTCTCCGGTAAAGAGTGTACAGCTAACTTTGACCAATGCTGGACGGCAATGCCTCCAGATGACTCACCAGCTTCCACTCCCACGGCCGGTGACCATTTCCATGGCTACACGTATGTCGCACCAAACCCTTGGCTTTCATCCAAATAG